The Helianthus annuus cultivar XRQ/B chromosome 16, HanXRQr2.0-SUNRISE, whole genome shotgun sequence genome includes a window with the following:
- the LOC118488213 gene encoding uncharacterized protein LOC118488213, with translation MNANGFFFFKFSDQTGMMNALKEGPWIIRSQPLFLNIWSASTKLEKKEVKKLQLWVKIHDVPIAVYTEHGLSLIATAIGEPKMLDSYTTTMCTDAWGRSSYARALIEISAENDFKEELVIAVPELEGDGFVKEKMFVEYEWSPYRCSHCRVFGYSDDTCPKQAKTTRHHGSMANNGKKQTHAAKPRDQAKNLVDDEGFTGVDDKKTAKRSGFPVNKQKPKFEYRPIGTKSGGSIKKPEKSNTVVSNNPFNVLREEVGESSKQARIVDDGPDYSDDDEVREVYNETNDFLKVDPSHDIHKKGASTPSLEVSQ, from the coding sequence ATGAATGCAAatggatttttcttcttcaagttcTCAGACCAAACGGGTATGATGAATGCACTTAAAGAAGGTCCATGGATTATTCGTTCACAGCCTCTATTCTTAAACATATGGTCGGCTTCCACTAAACTTGAAAAGAAAGAAGTAAAAAAGTTGCAGCTTTGGGTTAAGATTCACGATGTCCCAATTGCTGTCTACACGGAGCATGGGTTGAGCCTCATTGCCACGGCGATTGGGGAACCTAAAATGTTGGATTCATATACAACAACTATGTGTACGGACGCTTGGGGGAGAAGTAGTTATGCTCGTGCATTGATTGAAATTTCAGCGGAGAACGATTTCAAGGAGGAATTAGTTATAGCTGTTCCAGAGCTTGAGGGTGACGGATTTGTTAAAGAAAAGATGTTCGTTGAGTATGAATGGAGTCCGTACAGGTGTAGTCACTGCCGAGTCTTTGGTTACTCTGATGATACTTGTCCGAAACAAGCCAAAACTACTAGGCATCATGGAAGTATGGCCAATAATGGGAAGAAACAAACCCATGCAGCTAAACCTCGGGACCAGGCTAAGAATTTGGTTGATGATGAGGGTTTTACAGGTGTTGACGATAAGAAGACTGCGAAGCGTTCTGGGTTTCCGGTCAATAAGCAAAAACCAAAATTCGAATACAGACCTATTGGCACTAAGTCAGGTGGGAGTATCAAGAAACCTGAAAAATCGAACACAGTGGTGTCTAATAATCCCTTTAATGTTCTTCGGGAGGAAGTTGGGGAATCTAGCAAACAGGCTCGGATAGTGGATGATGGACCAGATTATTCGGATGATGACGAGGTGAGGGAGGTTTACAATGAGACGAATGACTTTCTCAAAGTTGATCCAAGCCATGATATTCACaaaaaaggggcaagcactccttctttAGAGGTGTCTCAATGA